A genomic region of Microtus ochrogaster isolate Prairie Vole_2 chromosome 15, MicOch1.0, whole genome shotgun sequence contains the following coding sequences:
- the Pacsin2 gene encoding protein kinase C and casein kinase substrate in neurons protein 2 isoform X1, whose protein sequence is MSVTYDDSVGVEVSSDSFWEVGNYKRTVKRIDDGHRLCGDLMNCLHERARIEKAYAQQLTEWARRWKQLVEKGPQYGTVEKAWMAVMSEAEKVSELHLEVKTSLMNEDFEKIKNWQKEAFHKQMMGGFKETKEAEDGFRKAQKPWAKKLKEVEAAKKAHHTACKEEKLAISREANSKADPSLNPEQLKKLQDKIEKCKQDVLKTKDKYEKALKELDQTTPQYMENMEQVFEQCQQFEEKRLRFFREVLLEVQKHLDLSNVASYKTIYRELEQNIKAADAVEDLRWFRANHGPGMAMNWPQFEDEEWSADLNRTLSRREKKKAADGVTLMGINQTGDQSGQNKPESNLSVPSNPAQSTQLQPSYNPFEDEDDTGSTVSEKEDIKAKNVSSYEKTQNYPTDWSDDESNNPFSSTDANGDSNPFDEDTTSGTEVRVRALYDYEGQEHDELSFKAGDELTKIEDEDEQGWCKGRLDSGQVGLYPANYVEAIQ, encoded by the exons GTCGGGAACTACAAACGGACTGTGAAGCGGATTGATGATGGGCACCGGCTGTGTGGTGACCTCATGAACTGTTTGCATGAGCGGGCACGCATTGAAAAGGCATATGCACAGCAGCTCACTGAGTGGGCCCGACGCTGGAAGCAGCTTGTGGAGAAAG GACCACAGTATGGGACTGTGGAGAAGGCCTGGATGGCTGTCATGTCCGAAGCAGAGAAGGTGAGCGAGCTGCACCTAGAAGTGAAGACGTCACTGATGAATGAAGACTTTGAGAAGATCAAGAACTGGCAGAAGGAAGCCTTTCACAAACAGATGATGGGAGGCTTCAAGGAGACCAAGGAAGCAGAGGATGGCTTCCGGAAGGCCCAGAAGCCCTGGGCCAAGAAACTGAAAGAG GTAGAAGCAGCAAAGAAAGCCCACCACACAGCATGCAAAGAGGAGAAACTGGCCATCTCTCGAGAAGCCAACAGCAAAGCAGATCCATCTCTCAATCCCGAACAGCTGAAGAAACTGCAAGACAAGATAGAAAAATGCAAGCAGGATGTCCTGAAG ACCAAGGACAAGTATGAGAAGGCCCTGAAGGAGCTTGATCAGACCACACCTCAGTACATGGAGAACATGGAGCAGGTGTTCGAGCAGTGCCAGCAGTTTGAAGAGAAGCGCCTGCGCTTCTTCCGGGAGGTTCTACTGGAGGTTCAGAAGCACCTGGACCTGTCCAATGTGGCTAG CTACAAAACCATTTACCGAGAGCTGGAACAGAACATCAAAGCAGCTGATGCCGTAGAGGACCTTAGGTGGTTCCGAGCCAACCATGGGCCAGGCATGGCCATGAACTGGCCACAGTTTGAG GATGAA GAGTGGTCTGCAGATCTGAATCGAACTCTCAGccggagagagaagaagaaggctgCTGATGGTGTCACCCTAATGGGAATCAACCAGACAGGGGACCAGTCTGGGCAGAACAAGCCTGAAAG CAACCTTAGTGTCCCGAGCAACCCTGCCCAGTCCACGCAGTTACAGCCCAGCTACAACCCCTTCGAGGATGAGGACGACACGGGCAGCACCGTCAGTGAGAAGGAGGACATTAAGGCCAAAAA TGTCAGCAGCTATGAGAAGACTCAGAATTACCCTACTGACTGGTCTGACGATGAGTCCAATAACCCTTTCTCGTCCACGGATGCCAACGGGGACTCTAACCCATTTGACGAGGATACTACCTCAGGAACAGAAGTGCGAGTTCGGGCCCTCTATGACTATGAGGGGCAGGAACACGATGAGCTGAGCTTCAAGGCTG GAGATGAGCTGACCAAGATAGAGGATGAAGATGAACAGGGTTGGTGCAAGGGACGCTTGGACAGCGGCCAGGTTGGCCTATACCCAGCCAACTATGTCGAGGCGATCCAGTGA
- the Pacsin2 gene encoding protein kinase C and casein kinase substrate in neurons protein 2 isoform X4: MSVTYDDSVGVEVSSDSFWEVGNYKRTVKRIDDGHRLCGDLMNCLHERARIEKAYAQQLTEWARRWKQLVEKGPQYGTVEKAWMAVMSEAEKVSELHLEVKTSLMNEDFEKIKNWQKEAFHKQMMGGFKETKEAEDGFRKAQKPWAKKLKEVEAAKKAHHTACKEEKLAISREANSKADPSLNPEQLKKLQDKIEKCKQDVLKTKDKYEKALKELDQTTPQYMENMEQVFEQCQQFEEKRLRFFREVLLEVQKHLDLSNVASYKTIYRELEQNIKAADAVEDLRWFRANHGPGMAMNWPQFEEWSADLNRTLSRREKKKAADGVTLMGINQTGDQSGQNKPESVSSYEKTQNYPTDWSDDESNNPFSSTDANGDSNPFDEDTTSGTEVRVRALYDYEGQEHDELSFKAGDELTKIEDEDEQGWCKGRLDSGQVGLYPANYVEAIQ; this comes from the exons GTCGGGAACTACAAACGGACTGTGAAGCGGATTGATGATGGGCACCGGCTGTGTGGTGACCTCATGAACTGTTTGCATGAGCGGGCACGCATTGAAAAGGCATATGCACAGCAGCTCACTGAGTGGGCCCGACGCTGGAAGCAGCTTGTGGAGAAAG GACCACAGTATGGGACTGTGGAGAAGGCCTGGATGGCTGTCATGTCCGAAGCAGAGAAGGTGAGCGAGCTGCACCTAGAAGTGAAGACGTCACTGATGAATGAAGACTTTGAGAAGATCAAGAACTGGCAGAAGGAAGCCTTTCACAAACAGATGATGGGAGGCTTCAAGGAGACCAAGGAAGCAGAGGATGGCTTCCGGAAGGCCCAGAAGCCCTGGGCCAAGAAACTGAAAGAG GTAGAAGCAGCAAAGAAAGCCCACCACACAGCATGCAAAGAGGAGAAACTGGCCATCTCTCGAGAAGCCAACAGCAAAGCAGATCCATCTCTCAATCCCGAACAGCTGAAGAAACTGCAAGACAAGATAGAAAAATGCAAGCAGGATGTCCTGAAG ACCAAGGACAAGTATGAGAAGGCCCTGAAGGAGCTTGATCAGACCACACCTCAGTACATGGAGAACATGGAGCAGGTGTTCGAGCAGTGCCAGCAGTTTGAAGAGAAGCGCCTGCGCTTCTTCCGGGAGGTTCTACTGGAGGTTCAGAAGCACCTGGACCTGTCCAATGTGGCTAG CTACAAAACCATTTACCGAGAGCTGGAACAGAACATCAAAGCAGCTGATGCCGTAGAGGACCTTAGGTGGTTCCGAGCCAACCATGGGCCAGGCATGGCCATGAACTGGCCACAGTTTGAG GAGTGGTCTGCAGATCTGAATCGAACTCTCAGccggagagagaagaagaaggctgCTGATGGTGTCACCCTAATGGGAATCAACCAGACAGGGGACCAGTCTGGGCAGAACAAGCCTGAAAG TGTCAGCAGCTATGAGAAGACTCAGAATTACCCTACTGACTGGTCTGACGATGAGTCCAATAACCCTTTCTCGTCCACGGATGCCAACGGGGACTCTAACCCATTTGACGAGGATACTACCTCAGGAACAGAAGTGCGAGTTCGGGCCCTCTATGACTATGAGGGGCAGGAACACGATGAGCTGAGCTTCAAGGCTG GAGATGAGCTGACCAAGATAGAGGATGAAGATGAACAGGGTTGGTGCAAGGGACGCTTGGACAGCGGCCAGGTTGGCCTATACCCAGCCAACTATGTCGAGGCGATCCAGTGA
- the Pacsin2 gene encoding protein kinase C and casein kinase substrate in neurons protein 2 isoform X2 yields MSVTYDDSVGVEVSSDSFWEVGNYKRTVKRIDDGHRLCGDLMNCLHERARIEKAYAQQLTEWARRWKQLVEKGPQYGTVEKAWMAVMSEAEKVSELHLEVKTSLMNEDFEKIKNWQKEAFHKQMMGGFKETKEAEDGFRKAQKPWAKKLKEVEAAKKAHHTACKEEKLAISREANSKADPSLNPEQLKKLQDKIEKCKQDVLKTKDKYEKALKELDQTTPQYMENMEQVFEQCQQFEEKRLRFFREVLLEVQKHLDLSNVASYKTIYRELEQNIKAADAVEDLRWFRANHGPGMAMNWPQFEEWSADLNRTLSRREKKKAADGVTLMGINQTGDQSGQNKPESNLSVPSNPAQSTQLQPSYNPFEDEDDTGSTVSEKEDIKAKNVSSYEKTQNYPTDWSDDESNNPFSSTDANGDSNPFDEDTTSGTEVRVRALYDYEGQEHDELSFKAGDELTKIEDEDEQGWCKGRLDSGQVGLYPANYVEAIQ; encoded by the exons GTCGGGAACTACAAACGGACTGTGAAGCGGATTGATGATGGGCACCGGCTGTGTGGTGACCTCATGAACTGTTTGCATGAGCGGGCACGCATTGAAAAGGCATATGCACAGCAGCTCACTGAGTGGGCCCGACGCTGGAAGCAGCTTGTGGAGAAAG GACCACAGTATGGGACTGTGGAGAAGGCCTGGATGGCTGTCATGTCCGAAGCAGAGAAGGTGAGCGAGCTGCACCTAGAAGTGAAGACGTCACTGATGAATGAAGACTTTGAGAAGATCAAGAACTGGCAGAAGGAAGCCTTTCACAAACAGATGATGGGAGGCTTCAAGGAGACCAAGGAAGCAGAGGATGGCTTCCGGAAGGCCCAGAAGCCCTGGGCCAAGAAACTGAAAGAG GTAGAAGCAGCAAAGAAAGCCCACCACACAGCATGCAAAGAGGAGAAACTGGCCATCTCTCGAGAAGCCAACAGCAAAGCAGATCCATCTCTCAATCCCGAACAGCTGAAGAAACTGCAAGACAAGATAGAAAAATGCAAGCAGGATGTCCTGAAG ACCAAGGACAAGTATGAGAAGGCCCTGAAGGAGCTTGATCAGACCACACCTCAGTACATGGAGAACATGGAGCAGGTGTTCGAGCAGTGCCAGCAGTTTGAAGAGAAGCGCCTGCGCTTCTTCCGGGAGGTTCTACTGGAGGTTCAGAAGCACCTGGACCTGTCCAATGTGGCTAG CTACAAAACCATTTACCGAGAGCTGGAACAGAACATCAAAGCAGCTGATGCCGTAGAGGACCTTAGGTGGTTCCGAGCCAACCATGGGCCAGGCATGGCCATGAACTGGCCACAGTTTGAG GAGTGGTCTGCAGATCTGAATCGAACTCTCAGccggagagagaagaagaaggctgCTGATGGTGTCACCCTAATGGGAATCAACCAGACAGGGGACCAGTCTGGGCAGAACAAGCCTGAAAG CAACCTTAGTGTCCCGAGCAACCCTGCCCAGTCCACGCAGTTACAGCCCAGCTACAACCCCTTCGAGGATGAGGACGACACGGGCAGCACCGTCAGTGAGAAGGAGGACATTAAGGCCAAAAA TGTCAGCAGCTATGAGAAGACTCAGAATTACCCTACTGACTGGTCTGACGATGAGTCCAATAACCCTTTCTCGTCCACGGATGCCAACGGGGACTCTAACCCATTTGACGAGGATACTACCTCAGGAACAGAAGTGCGAGTTCGGGCCCTCTATGACTATGAGGGGCAGGAACACGATGAGCTGAGCTTCAAGGCTG GAGATGAGCTGACCAAGATAGAGGATGAAGATGAACAGGGTTGGTGCAAGGGACGCTTGGACAGCGGCCAGGTTGGCCTATACCCAGCCAACTATGTCGAGGCGATCCAGTGA
- the Pacsin2 gene encoding protein kinase C and casein kinase substrate in neurons protein 2 isoform X3 — translation MSVTYDDSVGVEVSSDSFWEVGNYKRTVKRIDDGHRLCGDLMNCLHERARIEKAYAQQLTEWARRWKQLVEKGPQYGTVEKAWMAVMSEAEKVSELHLEVKTSLMNEDFEKIKNWQKEAFHKQMMGGFKETKEAEDGFRKAQKPWAKKLKEVEAAKKAHHTACKEEKLAISREANSKADPSLNPEQLKKLQDKIEKCKQDVLKTKDKYEKALKELDQTTPQYMENMEQVFEQCQQFEEKRLRFFREVLLEVQKHLDLSNVASYKTIYRELEQNIKAADAVEDLRWFRANHGPGMAMNWPQFEDEEWSADLNRTLSRREKKKAADGVTLMGINQTGDQSGQNKPESVSSYEKTQNYPTDWSDDESNNPFSSTDANGDSNPFDEDTTSGTEVRVRALYDYEGQEHDELSFKAGDELTKIEDEDEQGWCKGRLDSGQVGLYPANYVEAIQ, via the exons GTCGGGAACTACAAACGGACTGTGAAGCGGATTGATGATGGGCACCGGCTGTGTGGTGACCTCATGAACTGTTTGCATGAGCGGGCACGCATTGAAAAGGCATATGCACAGCAGCTCACTGAGTGGGCCCGACGCTGGAAGCAGCTTGTGGAGAAAG GACCACAGTATGGGACTGTGGAGAAGGCCTGGATGGCTGTCATGTCCGAAGCAGAGAAGGTGAGCGAGCTGCACCTAGAAGTGAAGACGTCACTGATGAATGAAGACTTTGAGAAGATCAAGAACTGGCAGAAGGAAGCCTTTCACAAACAGATGATGGGAGGCTTCAAGGAGACCAAGGAAGCAGAGGATGGCTTCCGGAAGGCCCAGAAGCCCTGGGCCAAGAAACTGAAAGAG GTAGAAGCAGCAAAGAAAGCCCACCACACAGCATGCAAAGAGGAGAAACTGGCCATCTCTCGAGAAGCCAACAGCAAAGCAGATCCATCTCTCAATCCCGAACAGCTGAAGAAACTGCAAGACAAGATAGAAAAATGCAAGCAGGATGTCCTGAAG ACCAAGGACAAGTATGAGAAGGCCCTGAAGGAGCTTGATCAGACCACACCTCAGTACATGGAGAACATGGAGCAGGTGTTCGAGCAGTGCCAGCAGTTTGAAGAGAAGCGCCTGCGCTTCTTCCGGGAGGTTCTACTGGAGGTTCAGAAGCACCTGGACCTGTCCAATGTGGCTAG CTACAAAACCATTTACCGAGAGCTGGAACAGAACATCAAAGCAGCTGATGCCGTAGAGGACCTTAGGTGGTTCCGAGCCAACCATGGGCCAGGCATGGCCATGAACTGGCCACAGTTTGAG GATGAA GAGTGGTCTGCAGATCTGAATCGAACTCTCAGccggagagagaagaagaaggctgCTGATGGTGTCACCCTAATGGGAATCAACCAGACAGGGGACCAGTCTGGGCAGAACAAGCCTGAAAG TGTCAGCAGCTATGAGAAGACTCAGAATTACCCTACTGACTGGTCTGACGATGAGTCCAATAACCCTTTCTCGTCCACGGATGCCAACGGGGACTCTAACCCATTTGACGAGGATACTACCTCAGGAACAGAAGTGCGAGTTCGGGCCCTCTATGACTATGAGGGGCAGGAACACGATGAGCTGAGCTTCAAGGCTG GAGATGAGCTGACCAAGATAGAGGATGAAGATGAACAGGGTTGGTGCAAGGGACGCTTGGACAGCGGCCAGGTTGGCCTATACCCAGCCAACTATGTCGAGGCGATCCAGTGA